The DNA sequence ATCCGCGCGGCGGGCGCTGCAACTGCTCGATCTGTTCGATGAAGGGCGCGGTGATGATCGGCGTGCCGCTCAATGCACTGCAGGTGACGGGCGGGGAGGATTTGCTGCGCTGCTATCAGTTCAACACCGGCGTGGCGAAGCACTGGTTCTGTTCGCGCTGCGGTATTCATTGCTTCCACCAGCGCCGTTCGGACCCCGGCCAGTATGGCGTGAACGCAGCCTG is a window from the Altererythrobacter sp. B11 genome containing:
- a CDS encoding GFA family protein produces the protein MDEAETAKPRDCACHCGGVTFTAAMPDHPRGGRCNCSICSMKGAVMIGVPLNALQVTGGEDLLRCYQFNTGVAKHWFCSRCGIHCFHQRRSDPGQYGVNAACVKGLSPYNDFPELPVSDGMNHASDGNPQRLAGWLRFEENAR